In Methylobacterium aquaticum, the following are encoded in one genomic region:
- a CDS encoding FAD-binding oxidoreductase yields MTKNDGDVPDGMRAGNFLEACTAVVGRDHVRSAVDAADWRRLTFPWPGRALAVLRPGNAEEALACLGLAGVSGCPLHPVSRGRAWGLGSRAPVSDAVMLDLSRLDRILDIDLAHGSVRIEPGVTFRQLDAALRAREADWHVPAFGGPPDASVLANALDGGRGRGCSAIGSGSSGTSTWR; encoded by the coding sequence ATGACCAAGAACGACGGCGATGTGCCCGACGGCATGCGCGCGGGCAACTTCCTGGAGGCCTGCACGGCCGTCGTCGGGCGCGATCACGTCAGGTCGGCGGTGGACGCCGCCGACTGGCGCCGCCTCACGTTCCCGTGGCCGGGGCGGGCCTTGGCAGTCCTGCGCCCGGGCAATGCCGAGGAAGCCCTGGCCTGCCTCGGCCTGGCAGGCGTGTCCGGCTGCCCGCTGCATCCGGTGAGCCGTGGGCGGGCCTGGGGGCTCGGGTCCCGCGCCCCGGTCAGCGATGCCGTGATGCTCGACCTGTCGCGCCTCGACCGCATCCTCGACATCGACCTCGCCCATGGCTCAGTCCGCATCGAACCGGGGGTCACCTTCCGGCAGCTCGACGCCGCCCTCCGGGCGCGAGAGGCCGACTGGCACGTTCCGGCCTTCGGCGGACCGCCGGATGCCAGCGTGCTCGCCAACGCCCTCGACGGGGGGAGGGGACGGGGCTGTTCGGCGATCGGTTCGGGCAGCTCTGGGACCTCGACGTGGCGCTGA
- a CDS encoding alpha/beta fold hydrolase produces the protein MSAPVYEPITGRYLRVDLLGKPHRVYVEEAGEGVPLLCLHTAGSDSRQWRGVMNDPGILSRFRVIAFDLPWHGKSSPPAGWHEETEYRLTSRDYADVILGVADALGLDRPVAMGCSIGGRIVLHLALDHPERFGAVIGLQSGGHVAPYYDTQWLHRPDVHGEVSAAVVSGLIGPAASDENRWETLWHYMQGGPGVFKGDLYFYKVDGDIRGRLSEIDTARCPVHLLTGEYDYSCTPDDTRAAAASIRGSEAVIMPGIGHFPMSEDPEGFLGHLRPVLDRILSERRP, from the coding sequence ATGAGCGCGCCCGTCTACGAGCCGATCACCGGCCGCTACCTGCGCGTCGATCTCCTCGGCAAGCCGCACCGGGTCTACGTCGAGGAGGCCGGGGAGGGCGTGCCGCTCCTCTGCCTCCACACCGCGGGCAGCGACAGCCGGCAATGGCGCGGCGTCATGAACGATCCGGGGATCCTGTCGCGGTTCCGGGTCATCGCCTTCGACCTGCCCTGGCACGGCAAGTCCTCGCCGCCGGCGGGCTGGCACGAGGAGACGGAGTACCGCCTCACCTCGCGCGACTACGCCGACGTCATCCTGGGCGTCGCCGACGCGCTCGGCCTCGACCGGCCGGTGGCGATGGGCTGCTCGATCGGCGGCCGCATCGTGCTCCACCTCGCCCTCGATCACCCCGAGCGGTTCGGGGCGGTGATCGGCCTGCAATCCGGCGGCCACGTCGCGCCCTACTACGACACGCAGTGGCTCCACCGCCCCGACGTCCACGGCGAGGTCTCGGCCGCCGTGGTCTCGGGCCTGATCGGGCCGGCCGCCAGCGACGAGAACCGCTGGGAGACGCTCTGGCACTACATGCAGGGTGGACCGGGGGTCTTCAAGGGAGACCTCTACTTCTACAAGGTCGATGGCGACATCCGGGGGCGCTTGTCGGAGATCGACACCGCGCGGTGCCCGGTCCACCTCCTGACCGGGGAATACGACTACAGCTGCACCCCCGACGACACCCGGGCGGCCGCCGCCAGCATCCGGGGCTCGGAGGCGGTGATCATGCCGGGGATCGGCCATTTCCCGATGAGCGAGGACCCGGAGGGCTTCCTCGGGCATCTGCGTCCGGTGCTCGACCGCATCCTGTCGGAGCGCCGGCCGTGA
- a CDS encoding aldehyde dehydrogenase family protein, with translation MTGAPGPNARRDAEAAYPALALVVGGRWIGAEERPTVPVVDPGTERVLGHLPVADEADLDRAIEAAHDAFPGWRDTPALARGRILRAAAGWLRAHRRDWAGLIALELGKPLAQAEAEAETACEMIDWAAEEGRRLYGRDIPPRTSGLRLTAFSEPVGPVGAIAGWNAPAITPARKIAGALGAGCSIVLKPSEATPASGLILARAFAEAGLPPGVLNLVFGDPPAIGRRLATDPRLRMLSFTGGTSVGKDLAALCAATMKRMVMELGGHAPVIVLADCDVEAVARAGAAAKYRNGGQVCTSPTRFLVEAPAYRRFADAFVGAAQALKVGDPFAAGTQMGPLQNARRAAAIRALLADARPRATLSEGSAPEGPGFWQAPAVLTDLGPEARAWHEEPFGPLAVLAPCAGLDAAIAEANRLSLGLAAYAFTSSLAAAERLGREVQAGTLAVNHWSASFPETPFGGVKDSGFGLEGGQEGVMAFRQQRFVSVAS, from the coding sequence GTGACCGGCGCGCCGGGCCCGAACGCCCGCCGCGACGCCGAGGCGGCCTATCCGGCGCTCGCCCTCGTCGTCGGGGGCCGCTGGATCGGGGCGGAGGAGCGCCCGACCGTGCCGGTCGTCGATCCGGGCACCGAGCGGGTGCTCGGACACCTGCCCGTGGCGGACGAGGCCGACCTCGACCGCGCCATCGAGGCCGCGCACGACGCCTTCCCGGGCTGGCGCGACACGCCGGCCCTCGCGCGCGGCCGCATCCTGCGCGCCGCTGCCGGCTGGCTGCGGGCGCACAGGCGCGACTGGGCCGGGCTGATCGCGCTCGAACTCGGCAAGCCCCTCGCGCAGGCCGAGGCGGAGGCCGAGACGGCCTGCGAGATGATAGACTGGGCCGCCGAGGAGGGCCGCCGTCTCTACGGCCGCGACATCCCGCCGAGAACGTCCGGACTGCGCCTGACCGCATTCTCCGAGCCGGTCGGGCCGGTCGGCGCCATCGCGGGCTGGAACGCGCCGGCGATCACCCCGGCGCGCAAGATAGCCGGTGCGCTCGGCGCGGGGTGCTCGATCGTCCTCAAGCCGTCGGAGGCGACGCCCGCCTCGGGCCTGATCCTTGCCCGCGCCTTCGCGGAGGCCGGCCTGCCGCCCGGCGTCCTCAACCTGGTGTTCGGGGACCCGCCCGCCATCGGGCGCAGGCTCGCCACGGATCCCCGCCTGCGGATGCTCTCCTTCACCGGGGGCACGTCGGTGGGCAAGGACCTCGCCGCGCTCTGCGCCGCGACGATGAAGCGGATGGTGATGGAGCTCGGCGGCCATGCGCCGGTGATCGTGCTGGCCGATTGCGACGTCGAAGCGGTCGCCCGGGCCGGCGCGGCGGCGAAGTACCGCAATGGCGGCCAGGTCTGCACCTCCCCGACCCGCTTCCTCGTCGAGGCGCCCGCCTATCGCCGCTTCGCCGATGCCTTCGTGGGCGCGGCGCAGGCGCTGAAGGTCGGCGATCCCTTCGCGGCGGGCACGCAGATGGGCCCGCTCCAGAATGCCCGCCGCGCCGCCGCGATCCGGGCCCTCCTAGCCGATGCCCGGCCGCGGGCGACGCTGAGCGAGGGGAGCGCGCCCGAGGGACCGGGCTTCTGGCAGGCGCCCGCCGTGCTGACGGATCTCGGACCGGAGGCGCGGGCCTGGCACGAGGAGCCTTTCGGCCCCCTGGCGGTCCTCGCGCCCTGCGCTGGTCTCGACGCGGCGATCGCCGAGGCGAACCGCCTGAGCCTGGGACTTGCCGCCTACGCGTTCACCAGCAGCCTCGCGGCGGCTGAGCGCCTGGGCCGCGAGGTCCAGGCGGGAACCCTGGCGGTCAACCACTGGTCGGCGTCGTTCCCGGAGACGCCGTTCGGCGGCGTGAAGGACAGCGGTTTCGGTCTTGAGGGCGGCCAGGAGGGCGTGATGGCGTTCCGCCAGCAGCGCTTCGTCTCGGTCGCGTCGTGA